In one Bryobacteraceae bacterium genomic region, the following are encoded:
- a CDS encoding SIS domain-containing protein: MTPNAAENYFDRTLELLRQLRATQMEAVDSAAGICADSIARGGLVFLFGNGHSRMMCEEMTPRQGCYAGFFALVELALSNHASIVGTNGLRAPLHLEKYEGYAEEILRGFHFGPHDAFIVISTSGIRPVIVEMARGAKDRGMPVIAVVSRRHCEQSPAAHSSGKKLIDFADVVLDNQCPPGDCVLELDGLEWRTGPASTVTGAMLINMLRCLTAEKLLARGVTPVLLPSHQFVGNTSAAEQLERFYEAYRKSLRHLYE; the protein is encoded by the coding sequence ATGACGCCGAACGCCGCCGAGAACTACTTCGACCGAACGCTGGAATTGCTGCGCCAGTTGCGCGCGACGCAAATGGAGGCCGTCGACTCGGCCGCCGGCATCTGCGCCGATTCGATCGCCCGCGGTGGTCTCGTATTTTTGTTCGGCAACGGCCATTCGCGCATGATGTGCGAAGAAATGACGCCGCGCCAAGGCTGCTACGCCGGGTTCTTCGCCCTGGTGGAACTGGCGCTTTCGAACCACGCCTCCATTGTAGGGACCAACGGCCTGCGGGCTCCGTTACATCTCGAAAAGTACGAAGGGTACGCCGAAGAGATTCTGCGCGGCTTTCACTTCGGCCCGCACGACGCGTTCATCGTCATCTCGACCAGCGGCATCCGCCCGGTGATCGTCGAAATGGCTCGCGGCGCGAAGGATCGCGGCATGCCGGTCATCGCCGTCGTATCGCGCCGCCACTGCGAACAATCTCCGGCCGCCCATTCCTCCGGAAAGAAGCTGATTGACTTCGCCGACGTCGTCCTCGACAACCAGTGCCCGCCCGGCGATTGCGTTCTCGAACTCGACGGCCTCGAGTGGCGCACTGGCCCGGCGTCCACCGTCACCGGCGCGATGCTCATCAACATGCTGCGCTGCCTGACGGCCGAAAAGCTCCTCGCACGCGGTGTGACGCCCGTGCTCCTGCCGAGCCATCAGTTCGTCGGCAACACCTCGGCCGCCGAGCAGCTCGAGCGCTTCTACGAGGCTTACCGGAAGAGCCTCCGCCACCTCTACGAATAG
- a CDS encoding Gfo/Idh/MocA family oxidoreductase, whose product MKSVRIGMLGSGFVAQFYMQGLANVNGQEVVLNWSRSKRRAAAFGAEWNVPEQTTDLAAAIARDDIDLFIIATPNQEHLPMALALAAKKRRQVCTKPLARNAGEARKMWDAAHRAGAMHGYAETEVFSPCVVKARDVIESGGIGKVLWVRSRESHSGPHSAHFWDVTQTGGGAMNDLACHTIEAARYFHGKENKVVEVMAWGATLVHGKKTQGEDNALLVLKMASGAIAHCELSWTTKGGLDLRNEIHGSEGSIFTDVTRSTPIVTFTGKAAGYVIEKADIDFGWTRPLPEEAFAYGYHAEMRHFVECARDGAEPRETYEDGYIVNLILDAGYKSMRSGRWVRVRY is encoded by the coding sequence ATGAAGTCCGTGCGCATCGGGATGCTCGGTTCCGGCTTCGTCGCCCAGTTTTACATGCAGGGATTGGCGAACGTCAACGGACAGGAAGTGGTGCTCAACTGGTCGCGCTCCAAGCGCCGCGCCGCAGCCTTCGGCGCTGAGTGGAACGTCCCTGAACAGACCACCGATCTGGCCGCCGCCATCGCCCGTGACGACATCGATCTGTTCATCATCGCCACGCCCAACCAGGAGCATCTCCCCATGGCCCTGGCGTTGGCCGCGAAGAAGCGCCGTCAGGTCTGCACCAAGCCGCTGGCGCGCAATGCCGGCGAAGCCAGAAAGATGTGGGATGCGGCCCACCGCGCCGGCGCGATGCACGGCTACGCCGAGACCGAGGTCTTCTCTCCGTGCGTGGTGAAGGCCCGGGACGTGATCGAAAGCGGCGGCATCGGCAAGGTTCTATGGGTGCGCTCGCGGGAGTCCCACTCTGGTCCGCACTCGGCGCACTTCTGGGATGTCACCCAAACCGGCGGCGGAGCGATGAATGACCTCGCCTGCCACACCATCGAAGCCGCGCGTTACTTCCATGGCAAGGAGAACAAGGTGGTCGAGGTGATGGCCTGGGGCGCCACGCTCGTCCACGGAAAGAAGACGCAGGGCGAGGACAACGCCCTGCTCGTGCTGAAAATGGCCAGCGGCGCGATCGCCCACTGCGAACTGAGCTGGACCACCAAGGGCGGCCTCGACCTCCGTAACGAGATTCACGGTTCGGAAGGCTCCATCTTCACCGACGTCACCCGTTCCACGCCCATCGTGACCTTTACAGGCAAGGCCGCCGGCTACGTGATCGAGAAGGCGGATATCGATTTCGGCTGGACGCGTCCGCTCCCCGAAGAGGCCTTCGCCTACGGCTACCATGCCGAAATGCGCCACTTCGTCGAGTGTGCGCGCGACGGAGCCGAGCCACGCGAAACCTACGAGGACGGCTACATCGTCAACCTCATCCTTGATGCGGGCTACAAGTCCATGCGTTCCGGCCGTTGGGTTCGCGTCAGGTACTGA
- a CDS encoding mandelate racemase/muconate lactonizing enzyme family protein, protein MKITHILTHHLEAPLSERFGWSLDWTQTRRATLVEVRTDEGLVGWGEGLAGANPHAALGRSPFELAAIFEESRPASTWQRRRGAPTGAGLDIALWDLAGKALGKPVCELLGPVYRTRVEAYCTALYRKDWPDLAVGLAEEARGWVARGYRRIKMKIGYDPATDERIVAAVRDAIGDGIGLGVDANCAYDAGTAIALARRLEAFDPMWWEEPLIADDLEGYGRLRDATSIPLAAGETESADWLIVHYVQPKIVGILQPDLVWTGLTGFRQLSHLCWLNRIRLAPHNWGTAIRTAATLHAMATCPPLTEALEPPPLLFEFDRTESPFRDAVVGERLDIGDDAAVAVPVGPGLGIDVLAGEVARFRVGLEEVQA, encoded by the coding sequence ATGAAGATCACTCATATCCTCACGCATCATCTCGAGGCGCCGCTCAGCGAACGGTTCGGATGGTCCCTTGATTGGACGCAAACGCGGCGGGCGACGCTGGTGGAGGTCCGAACCGACGAGGGGCTGGTCGGTTGGGGCGAGGGGCTGGCGGGGGCGAATCCGCACGCGGCGCTGGGGCGGTCGCCGTTCGAGCTGGCGGCGATTTTCGAAGAGTCGCGGCCGGCCTCGACCTGGCAGCGGCGGCGGGGCGCGCCGACGGGCGCCGGGCTGGATATCGCGCTGTGGGACCTCGCCGGCAAGGCGCTGGGGAAGCCGGTGTGCGAACTGCTGGGGCCGGTGTACCGGACGCGGGTGGAGGCGTATTGCACGGCGTTGTACCGAAAAGACTGGCCGGATCTGGCGGTCGGGCTAGCGGAGGAAGCTCGCGGATGGGTGGCGCGCGGCTACCGGCGGATCAAGATGAAAATCGGGTACGACCCGGCGACGGATGAGCGGATCGTGGCGGCGGTGCGGGATGCGATCGGCGACGGGATCGGGCTGGGCGTGGACGCCAACTGCGCCTACGACGCGGGGACGGCGATCGCGCTGGCGCGGCGGCTGGAGGCGTTCGACCCGATGTGGTGGGAGGAGCCACTGATCGCGGACGATCTGGAAGGGTATGGCCGGCTGCGGGATGCGACGTCGATTCCGCTGGCGGCGGGGGAGACGGAGTCCGCCGATTGGCTAATCGTCCACTATGTCCAACCCAAGATCGTCGGGATCCTCCAGCCGGACCTTGTCTGGACGGGGCTTACGGGATTCCGGCAGCTCTCGCATTTGTGCTGGCTCAACCGGATCCGGCTGGCCCCACACAACTGGGGAACCGCCATCCGGACCGCCGCCACCCTGCACGCCATGGCCACTTGTCCCCCGCTCACCGAGGCTCTTGAGCCGCCGCCGCTTCTCTTCGAATTCGACCGCACCGAGAGTCCCTTTCGCGACGCGGTGGTTGGCGAGCGGCTGGACATCGGGGACGATGCTGCCGTCGCCGTTCCGGTTGGGCCCGGGTTGGGCATCGATGTCCTCGCGGGGGAGGTCGCGCGGTTCCGGGTGGGACTCGAGGAGGTCCAGGCCTGA
- a CDS encoding LemA family protein has protein sequence MKFALIALIAVALIGGMMFVSARNEMAVQNEGISAQWAQVDVALQRRADLIPNLVETVKGFAAQEKSVLDNIASARSALIGARTPAEKIQANSQLDGALSRLLVVVENYPQLKSNENFMRLQDELAGTENRIAVERRKYNEAVQTYNTTIVRFPNNVVASIAGYARNEAYFKTEPASRNAPKVSF, from the coding sequence ATGAAATTCGCATTGATTGCACTGATCGCGGTCGCCCTGATCGGCGGGATGATGTTCGTATCGGCCCGGAACGAGATGGCGGTACAGAACGAAGGGATCTCGGCGCAGTGGGCGCAGGTTGACGTGGCGCTACAGCGGCGCGCGGACCTGATCCCGAATCTGGTGGAAACGGTGAAGGGGTTCGCGGCGCAGGAGAAATCCGTGCTCGACAACATCGCCAGCGCGCGATCGGCGCTGATCGGCGCGCGGACGCCGGCCGAGAAGATCCAGGCGAACTCGCAGCTCGACGGCGCGTTGAGCCGGCTGCTGGTGGTGGTGGAGAACTATCCGCAGTTGAAATCGAACGAGAACTTCATGCGGCTGCAGGACGAGCTGGCGGGAACGGAGAACCGGATCGCGGTGGAGCGGCGGAAGTACAACGAAGCGGTGCAGACGTACAACACGACGATCGTACGATTCCCGAACAACGTGGTGGCGTCGATTGCGGGATATGCGCGGAACGAGGCGTACTTCAAGACCGAGCCGGCGTCGCGGAACGCGCCGAAGGTCAGTTTCTAG
- the rlmN gene encoding 23S rRNA (adenine(2503)-C(2))-methyltransferase RlmN, producing MPAPIRPAIAGLDQQEIALLLAGHPRYRAAQLYEAIYRNRRGGWDDLSTFPKSLREEMASRYSWGLPAVRAAYDSADGARRYLLALEDERTVEAVFMPDESRDTLCISSQVGCAVDCRFCLTAKMGLERNLTAGEIAAQVLLLGRLHSLNAGARQWNVVMMGQGEPLLNLPNVLKATRLLVEGAGLAERRITVSTAGIIPRMAELGAAPIRPKLAISLNASNEEQRRELMPVTRKYHLRDLIDACRGYPLRSWERLTFEYVLLKDVNDTDVDARRVVSLIGALRAKVNLIAWNPGPGIPYQRPAADRVASFQAIVSASVPCFVRRPRGLDIYAACGQLQRMEANPLVSLMP from the coding sequence GTGCCCGCTCCAATCAGGCCCGCCATCGCCGGACTGGACCAGCAGGAAATCGCTCTCCTGCTCGCCGGCCACCCCCGCTACCGCGCCGCCCAGCTCTATGAGGCGATCTACCGCAACCGCCGCGGCGGATGGGATGATCTCTCCACATTTCCGAAATCCCTCCGCGAGGAAATGGCTTCCCGTTACAGTTGGGGGCTCCCCGCCGTGCGCGCCGCCTACGATTCCGCCGACGGCGCCCGCCGCTATCTGCTGGCGCTTGAAGATGAACGAACCGTGGAGGCCGTCTTCATGCCCGACGAATCGCGCGATACCCTCTGCATCTCCTCGCAGGTCGGCTGCGCCGTCGATTGCCGCTTCTGCCTCACCGCCAAAATGGGCCTCGAGCGCAACCTCACCGCCGGCGAGATCGCCGCGCAAGTGCTGCTGCTCGGAAGGCTTCACTCGCTCAACGCCGGCGCCCGCCAATGGAACGTCGTGATGATGGGCCAGGGCGAGCCGCTCCTGAACCTGCCCAACGTCCTCAAGGCCACCCGCCTCCTCGTCGAAGGCGCCGGCCTCGCCGAGCGCCGCATCACCGTCTCCACCGCCGGAATCATCCCCCGCATGGCCGAACTCGGCGCGGCGCCCATTCGCCCCAAGCTCGCCATCTCGCTCAACGCGTCCAACGAGGAGCAGCGCCGCGAACTGATGCCGGTCACCCGCAAATACCATCTCCGCGATTTGATCGACGCCTGCCGCGGCTACCCGCTGCGTAGCTGGGAGCGGCTCACCTTCGAGTACGTCCTGCTCAAGGACGTCAACGACACCGACGTCGACGCGCGCCGCGTCGTCAGTCTGATCGGCGCCCTTCGCGCCAAGGTGAACCTCATCGCCTGGAACCCCGGGCCGGGCATCCCCTACCAAAGGCCCGCCGCCGACCGCGTGGCGTCCTTCCAGGCCATCGTCAGCGCCTCCGTCCCCTGCTTCGTCCGCCGGCCCCGCGGACTCGACATCTACGCCGCCTGCGGGCAATTGCAGCGGATGGAAGCCAACCCGCTCGTGTCGCTGATGCCGTAA
- a CDS encoding prolyl oligopeptidase family serine peptidase, with product MHASSIANIFRNPARLALFLPILLTAAERPVPPPGVAVPAETQSRFEAGLAEMRTVLAAAAKRRGVTQLDLADVRIFHEAVRYALQYNEFLRPEELATGQRLLDAGLARARQLREGLKPWAEQTGLVVRGYVSKIDGSVQPYGLVVPPTWSPTAPGRWRLDAWFHGRNERLTELNFLDDRMKNEGQFTPPDTIVLHLYGRYCNANKFAGEIDLFEALDAVKQHYRIDPDRISVRGFSMGGAAAWHIAAHYAGLWASAAPGAGFAETAEFLQVFQKETVQPTWWEKKLWHMYDATDYAENFFNLPLVAYSGEKDRQIQAAKVMERELAKAGMTMRHVIGPGTEHRYHPDSKIIIDSALNSIVARGRNAVPKELKFVTYTLRYNRLKWLRVDSLARHWEKGRVDASISDDREIRIQTANVTGLSLLFAPGECPLNPMGGATVVVDGQPVAVPGPQTDASWRTRLRKTGGKWTAAGAPQSGLHKSHGLQGPVDDAFLSRFIIVKPGAKSRSAAVETWVHAEMDRAIAEWRRHFRGEAIVKMDSEITPEDARSSNLILWGDPDSNAYLAGIAARLPVSWSGGNLTIGRSKPVSASGHAAILIYPNPAAPNRYVVLNSGFTFREYDYLNNARQISKLPDWAIVDLAVQPDSRWPGRIADAGFFGEHWEWLQP from the coding sequence ATGCACGCTTCCAGTATTGCCAATATCTTCCGGAACCCTGCCCGCCTCGCCTTGTTTCTGCCCATCTTGTTAACAGCCGCGGAGCGCCCGGTGCCGCCGCCCGGAGTCGCCGTGCCCGCGGAAACCCAAAGCAGGTTCGAAGCCGGACTCGCTGAAATGCGCACTGTTCTCGCCGCCGCCGCCAAGCGTCGCGGCGTCACCCAGCTCGATCTCGCCGACGTCCGCATCTTCCACGAGGCGGTCCGCTACGCGCTCCAGTACAACGAGTTCCTTCGCCCCGAGGAACTCGCCACCGGCCAGCGTCTGCTCGATGCCGGGCTTGCCCGCGCCCGCCAGCTCCGCGAAGGCCTCAAGCCCTGGGCCGAACAAACCGGCCTCGTCGTTCGCGGCTACGTCTCGAAGATCGACGGCAGCGTCCAACCCTATGGACTCGTCGTTCCGCCCACCTGGTCCCCCACCGCGCCCGGCCGCTGGCGGCTCGACGCCTGGTTTCACGGCCGCAACGAACGCCTCACCGAACTCAACTTCCTCGACGACCGAATGAAGAACGAGGGCCAGTTCACCCCGCCCGACACCATCGTGCTGCACCTCTACGGGCGCTACTGCAACGCCAACAAGTTCGCCGGCGAAATCGACCTGTTCGAAGCCCTCGACGCCGTCAAACAGCACTATCGCATCGATCCGGACCGCATCAGCGTCCGCGGCTTCAGTATGGGGGGCGCCGCCGCCTGGCACATCGCCGCCCACTACGCTGGACTCTGGGCCTCCGCCGCCCCAGGCGCCGGCTTCGCCGAAACCGCCGAATTTCTCCAGGTTTTCCAAAAGGAAACCGTCCAGCCCACCTGGTGGGAGAAGAAGCTCTGGCACATGTATGACGCCACCGACTATGCGGAGAACTTCTTCAACCTGCCGCTCGTGGCCTACAGCGGCGAGAAGGATCGACAGATCCAGGCGGCCAAGGTCATGGAGCGTGAACTCGCCAAGGCAGGCATGACCATGCGCCACGTCATCGGCCCCGGTACCGAGCACCGCTACCACCCGGATTCGAAAATCATCATCGACAGCGCGCTCAACTCGATCGTCGCCCGCGGCCGCAACGCCGTCCCCAAGGAGTTGAAGTTCGTCACCTACACACTCCGCTACAACCGCTTGAAGTGGCTGCGGGTCGATTCGCTCGCCCGCCACTGGGAGAAAGGCCGCGTCGACGCTTCGATCTCGGACGACCGCGAGATCCGTATCCAAACCGCCAACGTCACCGGCCTGTCGCTCCTCTTTGCCCCTGGCGAATGCCCGCTGAACCCCATGGGCGGCGCCACCGTCGTCGTTGACGGCCAGCCGGTCGCCGTCCCCGGCCCGCAAACCGACGCCAGTTGGCGCACCCGCCTCCGCAAGACCGGCGGCAAGTGGACCGCCGCCGGCGCGCCCCAATCCGGGCTCCACAAAAGCCACGGGCTCCAAGGCCCCGTCGACGACGCGTTCCTCAGCCGCTTCATCATCGTCAAGCCCGGCGCCAAGTCCCGCTCCGCTGCTGTCGAAACCTGGGTCCACGCCGAAATGGACCGAGCCATCGCCGAGTGGCGTCGCCACTTCCGCGGCGAAGCGATCGTGAAAATGGACTCCGAGATCACCCCCGAAGACGCCCGCTCGAGCAACCTCATTCTCTGGGGCGACCCCGATTCCAACGCCTACCTGGCAGGCATCGCCGCCCGCCTGCCCGTCTCCTGGAGCGGAGGCAACCTCACCATCGGCCGGTCAAAGCCCGTCTCCGCCTCCGGCCACGCGGCCATCCTCATCTATCCGAATCCCGCGGCTCCCAATCGCTACGTCGTTCTGAACAGCGGCTTCACCTTCCGTGAATACGACTACCTGAACAACGCCCGCCAGATATCCAAACTCCCCGATTGGGCCATCGTCGATCTCGCCGTCCAGCCTGACTCCCGCTGGCCCGGCCGCATCGCCGACGCCGGTTTCTTCGGCGAGCACTGGGAGTGGCTCCAGCCGTAA
- a CDS encoding pitrilysin family protein, translating to MPRPRRFERHIHSTTLPNGVRIVTEPMTHVRSVSVGVWVDSGSRAEVGPENGLSHFIEHMVFKGSATRSAEDIARSVDSLGGNLDAYTGKELVCFNTKVLDEHVPAAFDVLSDMVLRPAFRPDDIAKEKGVILEELKMEADNPEYLINETFSASFWKDHPIGRPILGTRATIKAFDREMVRGFYRNTYMPSKILITAAGNISHQKVVDLAGPGFSALKSRRAPKDAPAPRTYARIDLRNRPNLEQAHLMMGVPAYPVAHPARFSTHVLNTLLGGSMSSRLFQNIREQRGLVYAVFSEINNYRDSGALAVYAGTSRGSLRQVIALVLDEFRRLKDEGVPEDELARSKNHLKGSVMLGLESTSSRMSNLARQQLYFGRFATLDEILAGIDAVTADTIQEVARDLFKTETVALAALGPLTGIRIRREDLAC from the coding sequence ATGCCCCGGCCCCGGCGCTTCGAGCGCCATATTCACTCTACTACGCTGCCCAACGGTGTCCGTATCGTCACCGAACCGATGACGCACGTGCGATCGGTGTCGGTGGGTGTGTGGGTGGATTCGGGCTCGCGGGCCGAGGTGGGCCCGGAGAACGGGCTGTCGCACTTCATCGAGCACATGGTGTTCAAGGGCAGCGCGACGCGATCCGCGGAGGATATCGCGCGTTCCGTGGATTCGCTCGGGGGAAACCTGGACGCCTACACGGGCAAGGAACTGGTTTGTTTCAACACGAAGGTGCTCGACGAGCATGTGCCGGCGGCGTTCGACGTGTTGTCGGACATGGTGCTGCGGCCGGCCTTCCGGCCGGACGATATCGCCAAGGAAAAGGGCGTGATCCTTGAGGAACTGAAGATGGAGGCCGACAACCCCGAGTACCTGATCAACGAGACATTTTCGGCGAGCTTCTGGAAGGACCATCCGATCGGCAGGCCGATTTTGGGCACGCGGGCGACGATCAAGGCGTTTGACCGCGAAATGGTGCGGGGATTCTACCGAAATACGTACATGCCGTCGAAGATTCTGATCACGGCGGCGGGTAACATCAGCCATCAGAAAGTGGTGGACCTGGCGGGGCCGGGCTTTTCGGCGTTGAAATCGCGCCGGGCGCCGAAGGACGCGCCGGCGCCGCGGACATACGCGCGGATCGATTTGCGAAACCGGCCGAACCTCGAGCAGGCGCACCTGATGATGGGCGTTCCGGCGTACCCGGTGGCGCATCCGGCGCGGTTTTCCACGCATGTGCTGAATACGCTGCTCGGCGGGAGCATGAGTTCGCGGCTGTTCCAGAACATTCGCGAACAGCGGGGCTTGGTTTACGCGGTGTTTTCCGAGATCAACAACTATCGCGATTCCGGGGCGCTGGCGGTGTACGCGGGCACGTCGCGGGGTTCACTGCGGCAGGTGATCGCGCTGGTGCTCGACGAGTTCCGGCGGCTGAAGGACGAGGGCGTTCCCGAGGACGAACTGGCGCGGTCGAAGAATCACCTGAAGGGTTCGGTGATGCTGGGGCTTGAGTCGACATCGAGCCGCATGTCGAACCTGGCGCGGCAGCAGCTCTATTTCGGGCGATTCGCGACGCTCGATGAGATTCTGGCGGGCATCGACGCGGTGACGGCGGACACGATCCAGGAAGTGGCGCGGGACCTGTTCAAGACGGAGACAGTGGCGCTGGCGGCGCTGGGTCCGCTGACGGGAATCCGGATCCGCCGGGAGGACCTGGCGTGCTGA
- a CDS encoding response regulator produces MPAAPEPSRTLPLLRRAVSCAQHGNKTGARELLRELLAEDPENEAALVLAAEIAATPAEAEFYLSEVLRINPSNSQAITTLAMLRLVPALAAPPEDLAATSAIVQPPHPDGPVHWECPLCLEGARIKETVRCPNCGAILAIENLDRLQTNRGVDEFKLQEAMERLSGTQRGDVRFEPNLNMARVLLNLNRSGEALPFLHAACRANPVATGLKMLYDTLARRPVVLAADESPVVRRIISILVARAGYLPLSASDGLEAVSLLDTWSPSMMFVGAEMARMSGYEVCELIRDTPDLRNIPVIILFDKDGFFVKMRGAMAGATDYLVKPVDENALAQLMVRHAPKGEMTPTG; encoded by the coding sequence ATGCCTGCTGCGCCTGAACCGTCGCGAACGCTGCCCCTGCTGCGCCGTGCGGTGTCGTGTGCCCAGCACGGCAACAAGACCGGCGCCCGCGAACTGCTTCGCGAGCTGCTTGCGGAAGATCCCGAGAATGAGGCAGCCCTCGTTCTCGCCGCCGAAATCGCCGCCACCCCCGCCGAAGCCGAGTTCTACCTCTCCGAAGTATTGCGGATCAACCCATCCAACTCCCAGGCAATCACCACCTTGGCCATGTTGCGGCTCGTTCCCGCGCTCGCCGCCCCCCCGGAAGACCTGGCTGCCACGAGCGCGATCGTTCAGCCGCCCCACCCGGATGGGCCCGTTCACTGGGAATGCCCGCTTTGCCTCGAAGGCGCACGGATCAAGGAGACGGTCCGCTGCCCGAACTGCGGCGCGATCCTCGCCATCGAGAATCTCGACCGCCTCCAAACCAACCGCGGCGTCGACGAATTCAAGCTCCAGGAGGCCATGGAGCGCCTCAGCGGAACCCAGCGCGGCGACGTCCGTTTTGAGCCGAACCTCAACATGGCGCGCGTGCTGCTCAACCTCAACCGCTCCGGTGAGGCTCTTCCGTTTCTCCACGCCGCCTGCCGCGCCAATCCCGTCGCTACCGGACTCAAGATGCTCTACGACACGCTCGCCCGCCGGCCCGTCGTTCTGGCCGCCGACGAAAGCCCCGTGGTTCGACGCATCATCTCCATCCTCGTCGCGCGCGCCGGCTACCTCCCGCTCTCGGCCTCCGACGGTCTGGAAGCGGTCTCCCTGCTCGATACCTGGAGCCCGTCCATGATGTTCGTCGGCGCCGAAATGGCCCGCATGAGCGGGTACGAAGTCTGCGAACTGATTCGCGACACCCCGGACCTGCGGAACATCCCCGTCATCATCCTGTTCGACAAGGATGGGTTCTTCGTCAAGATGAGAGGCGCGATGGCTGGCGCCACCGACTACCTTGTCAAGCCCGTTGACGAGAACGCACTCGCGCAGCTGATGGTCCGCCACGCCCCCAAGGGCGAAATGACCCCCACCGGATAG
- a CDS encoding TPM domain-containing protein, with protein MLRHAVRVLPLFPALLVSIWAADFSQLQPQGYLNDFARVVDPASRTRIERYCRQVEDQTGAQIALVTIPTLDGEPIEDVANGLFRRWGIGQKSGNNGILLMLAVGERRSRLEVGYGLEPSIPDGFAGSILREMRPALRENHYGDAMIAAAAQIGTRILEARNVDPAARPAPPAASRVRAPGALRANWPFLTFIAIFILLSIISNRSRGGRYRGVHAGGIPWWMLGGGGGWGGGGDGSHHGGFGGGSGWGGFGGGDSGGGGASSDW; from the coding sequence GTGCTGAGGCACGCCGTACGCGTCCTTCCCCTCTTCCCCGCCCTACTCGTTTCGATCTGGGCCGCAGATTTCTCGCAACTCCAGCCGCAGGGATACCTGAACGATTTCGCGCGCGTGGTGGACCCGGCGTCGCGCACGCGGATTGAGCGGTACTGCCGGCAGGTCGAAGACCAGACGGGCGCGCAGATCGCGCTGGTGACGATTCCGACGCTCGACGGAGAGCCGATCGAGGACGTGGCGAACGGGTTGTTCCGGCGATGGGGGATCGGCCAGAAGAGCGGGAACAACGGCATTCTGCTGATGCTGGCGGTGGGGGAGCGGCGATCGAGGCTGGAGGTTGGCTACGGGCTGGAACCATCGATTCCGGATGGATTCGCGGGATCGATTCTGCGGGAGATGCGGCCGGCGCTGCGGGAGAACCATTATGGCGACGCGATGATCGCCGCGGCGGCGCAGATCGGCACGCGAATACTGGAAGCGCGGAACGTGGACCCGGCGGCGAGGCCGGCGCCCCCCGCGGCGTCGCGGGTCCGCGCGCCCGGAGCGCTGCGGGCGAACTGGCCGTTCCTGACGTTCATCGCGATCTTCATACTGCTTTCGATCATTTCGAACCGGTCCCGCGGCGGACGCTACCGCGGCGTCCACGCCGGCGGAATCCCGTGGTGGATGCTGGGGGGCGGCGGAGGGTGGGGAGGAGGCGGCGACGGATCGCATCACGGCGGGTTTGGCGGCGGCAGCGGATGGGGCGGATTCGGCGGGGGCGACTCGGGCGGCGGAGGGGCGTCGAGTGACTGGTAA